Sequence from the Metopolophium dirhodum isolate CAU chromosome 2, ASM1992520v1, whole genome shotgun sequence genome:
cctaacaaatttatttcaaaaataaattgtttttaaaaaaaataatatttactagatTACTTCTGTATCAATTGTATAatcttacaatatttaatttaaaaattatgtataactaGTCCttttagtacaaaataattatctatattgaACTCGTGTAGCCTATTAGCTCATAGAAAACAAATTTTCTTCTATCTTAGAATAAAGCCAAATGGGTTAAgattttgtaaacataataacaaataatttgaaaattatgaattacaagaaattaaaaaaaaatatatctaaataatttaataaattgttaaaatataaaatgttgtgaCTGTGCTCCAATAGCTATAACAGTAAAACTAGTACCTATAAATCATTTGGGCCACTATTAAAGTATATCacctatttttttatcataaatttattttttatttacaatatattaattataataaattgtaccagcatattgtaatcatatttttatatagaatatattaaaagtGATAAtcaaagaataaattaaattgtttgtattttttttccacttaTCATAATGATGAGTTATATCAGATATTCACATAAAGtataagataaaaatttaaattattgtttacattttcagtAATAGATAAATTGGAATAACATTCcacttttttcatatttactattttgaattcaattatattaaaaatatatatatattcaaatgcatttattttgcataaatacaatataatatctatataaaataatgcaaattgtctataagttttattttaattaatacattttacattttaaataatagatcaAATAGGGATAACATGTACAAATACGTGTTcagtgtatatttaaataaaattaatttcacccATACACGGTTACTCCTGTACCTACAACTATTGCaatcaaatgattttaaaagttGTTTTGAATTTGATGCTCATTTAATTGAAagattggaaaataataataaaaattgtttataaaagatCATATGGATATGAAGCCAGTTTCCATAATAATGCATAggtgaattataataatcacaatTACTACAGTTGATGAAGATCTTGACTGTTAAATATGCATTGCCACCAGCTCATAATACCAAAGTTGTACAGGCGTATTTAACAaagatttttatgtatttgagtgtatttaataaattatcatttataatctTTATTTGATCTTGTACTCCcaaatttcaaatgaaaattatgtttatatgatattttcaaagattatcaaaaattataatagagtATATATCGAACAATATTGGAACTTTGGCCGTGTACACTATGTCTAAGTATACTTTcgttataattacttataactatCTAGAGCCATATCCCCTAGGTATACATTTTCGATATTTAAGCGactattagaatttttaatatttaaaggttATCCCATAAcactttatcaatttaattaaaatactctCATGGACTAAGATAATGATGTATTTTTGTACGTTCTATTCACCAAAGGtggtagtattataaaaatacgtcCTAGGTAATGTCCTATAACGCATAATAGAAACAACTGCtactaaaatatcattgttcactaaaaaatatttcctttgacctttattctttttattttagtcGAATACAACAACTGGTTAACAGTTTTAgagcttacctatatatactataaaattattaaagtataatatatattacgtgtaaaatttatgttttataaacagTTTGATACCTAATTACCTTTATTAtcttcttttttattttcttcatggctgtgtatataattacataatggtactgaaataattttaattaggttctattaagtatttattgttaatttattagtaatcaattttatattgacaTAGTTTCTCTAAACACAGTGAAAAATATACATGGAGTATAAACGCTTTATAAGTCAAAGAAGAAAttgaactaaaatatatattcaaaataatatgatagttttAGATTAGGGgaggaaaattattttgacattacgtgccaaaaattactttatttttttttcaagtgttttattaatttttaaataatattatattggaatatattatgtataatatatgtatgtataatattatattgtattcagtATAATAATCTAATCTTTCTGAAAGACGTCAACGATAGGTACTGAAAAAGTACTAACATTGTGatgatatttattgttaaaaataataaatacataacacgtcatgtaataaaaatattttattttagattgccTCAAAAGACTAAATTTTCTGCATTTGCTAGAAGAGTATTTGTTCCGACTACTTCTATTTATCTATTTTCTTGCACACCGCTTATCGTTTTTTTCTGGGGCAAGGTTAAATAGCACTAGAGATGCCTTGCCTCAAGCAGATCTTACATTTAAATGCTGCTTCTTACGTCTCCTTCATAAAGCACACTTTACAGTAAGTCTGTTGATTACTTATTTCGACAAGTTTCAACCGTTTTCTTGGTaaacctaatttatttttaaaactgtccAGAGTTCATCCCAACCCACAATCAATACTGTCCTATACTTGCTTAAAgtccacaaaaataatatgaaggtaTTTTATACACCTATTCGTAGGATTTTTCCATTAGGAGtctaattgtaaatatttgatcTGTTGTAAGCTTTACATACCAATAGGTCTATTTATATTTCCTCGTACTATTTTTGCGTTCATGtccccattattattataatagagttTCAGTGTTGTGTATTATAAACCCGTTCAAGTTCATCATAAAAAATCTAGaaatatatacttacttaaaatGTTACCTACAGTATTTTGCCAAGTAGGAATAGTGCTGTATTCATAGGGTATATCTAAAaagatacattatattatttataaatctcatttttttacttattttatttgtcagtcTAATCAACTCgtaatttacttatatacgtaaatacaatataaacataaataataatgtttaaatcattattttagtcTAAATTAATGACTATAACACTTTATTTACCTAACAGATAGGAAACCTGTTAAAATTATTGGTGTTATATTTGACGAATCTCATGGGTAGTACAAGGTGATGCtagtataatgtaattattacaaaagcaaatgtttttgaaaaaaaaaaatctgtataatatgtgttctATATACTCAGCAACTATCTTTGGTGCGTACGATAATGTAGATAAGCACTCAGGTCAGTAGTAATAGGACGACGTAGCGAGGATATCGCGCTCTCTACGCAATGACAGTTTGTATGTTGTGTATTTAGTGTATTTCATAAttaagtattacaatttaaaagttagCCAGTTAGGTCAAAATAAGGTCAAAGTCGTTTATTGATTCAAAccaattgttttcatttaacGTAACATGGTCCTTCAGGCAGGATAAAACTTAAAATCGTTGTTTCAGCTATGTTTTGTTAAAACACGTGTTTATGCTACGCTTAAGTCGTTATTTATTACTCAAAACTCAATTCAAGTGTCTCGTATCTTATCGTAGTATCCTCgcgtattttttgaaatttcgaATACGTTTCGCGTTCACGTATTTGAAATTTCAAAGTGCGTGatgaatttcaaatgtttctcgtgtattttagacaatactatCTTCGAATACACGAATTATTTGAATGTGAAATTCAAGTGAGCATATGGACTACTATTTTGTTTGCTGTCCTTACAAGTGCCACCCAGAGGTTAACAAATTTTTGAACACATCAAGTAGCCAATATTCAAGCCTTCTGCTCAGGTAAGAGCATCCGCCAATTTctgcatttattttaaattaagtttttcccacgttataatattgttataagtgttatacattttctaaaaactaCGATCAACAATTATAAAGTGGCCTTGTTGATAGAGTGAtacgatatatatatgattagctcaatttatgtataataaaatattttcaaaaacagtgatatattttgaaacaatGGTCGGTTATGATTGAGTATCCTATGctatgtaaaaatttaaaaaaatatatccccctgaacatttataattccaaataaataaaaaacttagcTCCCTCATAAAACTATTAACTCTGCCACTTACGTATAGTGGTTTGCccagaatatataaaatatttttaaaataatattaaccgaaTAGATCCCATACTAAATATTATGGCAGATTTATCAATATCGTAAAGTCAGCTGTCAAAAAAACCGATACCCAGAACCCAAAGACAAAATTATACCTCTTGTTGGACAAAGAAATGTGAAAAATTATTACATGAATATGAATGGGGTGGAAATTAGATCAATACCAATAAACTCATCGTCCTACTTGACGTACAGATAAAAATATGATGACTGGCTATGGATGAAATAATCACTAAAGTAGGAAAATGTTGTCACTTTTGAGGAAACTGGGTGCTTCTAAAACCCCACGGAAAGATTGCAAAGTATCACAAAACTCAGTTTTGACCATACTTTATAATGCAACAAATATAAAACCTAAGAAGCACGAGAAGATTAAGATGAATGTCGAATACAATGAGGAACTAAATACATGCTCCAAAAAAATCCTATGTACTAGAATAACGTCAGCGGGACCGAATCTCATAAGATAAAAACTCTATGGATAAAATCAAGAAGACAGACGGTGTGATTGATATAACGCCTTAGGCTCAGGATCGGTTGATCAAACAGCTGATTTCTTACAGAAACCTCTGCTTGACTGTATTCATGAACACGTCCCACCAATAAGTAACTTTTGAAAATCAACCTTTCCCAAATGGGTATCGAGTAATCTAAAAAATCTTGTTGTTAAGGAAAAAAACAATCACACAAACTATATAAAACGCTATGTGATTTTAATCGATACTTAATATTCTCTAGACTGCGTGACCAGTGTAAATTTGAATCGAAGCGTCTCTATAGGagttatttgcataatatacagGAGCGTCTACGTGTATATcctaaattatttcttaaatactCCTGATGAGGTTTTTCTTGGGGAGTCTAAAGCCTTCAGTGATCAAGTTGCATCTTTGTTTGCCTCTCACTCTTATCTGTATATGGTTATACTTCGCGGCTTACTTCCAATGTCTGATCCGATGAGTTTACAAACCAACAATTTTCCTTCCTTCCTTCAACTTTATCCATATCCATTGACGAAGTTGACGAAGCACTAAACTCCCTATATAATGTTCGTAGTTCTGGGCCTAATGGCATCTATACCATTCTTCTTTACCACTGTTGTGCCTCTCTCAGTTTACCtgtcactttaatttttaatcaatcactATTAGAGGGGGTTTTCTCTTCCATATGGAAAATTAGTTGAGTTACTCCTATCTTGAAGTCTAGGAATCCGGCTGATATTGCCAACTACCGACCAATCTCTGGCCTACCTCTCCTAGGTAAGTTATTTGAGCATATAGTAATCGAACGAATCGATCGTCCTCTCTTAACCACCATTTCTATTGACAAACATGGGTTCTTTCCACGGCTTTTGATTTGGGTAATCAGGTTGATGTGATATATACAGACTTTTCCAAGGTGTTTGAGTCCTTAGACCACAATGCACTTCTTTATATCCTTGACAGGCATGGTGCTGGTGAACCACTCCTATCATGGTTTGGTGCCTACCTTAGTGAGCGTCGACAATTTGTTAGTCTCTTTGGCAAGTCTTCCGATTTTTTCCGAGTGTCATCCGGAGTTTCACATGGTAGCCATTTAGGTcccctattatttaatattttcatcaatacCATGTACTCAGTGATTTCCCCTTGTCGTCCTTCTACTTTTTGCTGATGAATCTAAAATTGTTCAGAGGATAACCACTAACAACGATTGTCTCACTCTTTAAAACACTCTAGATAAATTTACCAGATAGtacaatacttttaatttatctcTCAACAACTCTAAatgtaaagtaatatattttcatcGCTCTAAATCAGTGTTTTCTTTTGACTATAGGTTAGGAGGTATATCTATTCAACGTGTCAGCCAGGTAGATGATCTAGGCGTTTTATTTGTACCATCTCTTAATTTCAGCCCTCATATTGATCTTATGACTAGTAATGCCTTTCGTGTTTTAGAATTTATCAGACGCCACTCAATCAActtaagttttgaaaattgtctTTTGGCTCTCTATATAGCGTTAGTCCGTTCAGTTATTGAATATGGGTCTGTTGTTTGGTCACCTTAAACCGCCGTTGACATTTGTCAAGTTCAACGTGTTCAAAACTATTTAATGGGTTCGCCGGTTATTGCCTCAACATACCTCATGAACCACATGATTACGGGCCAGTTAGTTAAGCGCTGAGACTCCATTCCCTTTCGTCCAGGCGTGATAATTTTGGTATCACTTTAATTCAGAATCTGATCAAAGGTCAAGTTGATGCCTCGAGGATTATTGGAAAACTTAGTTTTCGTGTTCCTAGTAACATTAAGCTTCAAAGTGCTTTCTATAAGTCTACTAATAAATCTAACTTCTCTAGGAACGTCCCACTTTCAAGAATAATGcacaatttaaataactattttgagTATTAAACCTTATTTAGCGGCTCTAATATGAACTACGGAGGAaactttcttttattttttcagattaccttcattctttgttttttatCTTCTTTAATTTGCTTAAAAAAGAAGATCCTGACttattcattgcatttttgagGGACATTAAAGCAGTTTATCGTTAAATCTATATtctatcgattttttttttacatgattataatatatttttaagtaaactaAGGATaaaactacaataattaattttttgacgtGATTATAACGCGGTCTACATACAGCCCATATAGGTACTGTTCGACGGTTAGTCTACTACAGTAAACCGCATACTAGAGCAAGCATATGACGGTAGTCCGCGGCTACAACACGAATGcgcaatttttctttttttgacccGACTAATTATACCACGATTGCGCAAAAAATTTGTAACACGGTTACCCGATCCTTTTTTACCTGTTAAAATCACAACACCATTGCGCACCAAATGATAtgcgtatatattaaataatatagtaccatataatactatataccataGTATATACCATAGTATatgctatgtataataatttttgtagaacataaaataattaatcaattaaattgaaaataaataattaattcccAATTTTccttatatagtataaattatattaaagtcaatacccaatattatttgtttttcgatattatattaaattaaacgagGAACTTTTTTCTgcattggtttttatttttataattttatctgatCGTCGACTCGGTGTAAagcaataaattatagtagatAGGTAACTTTAAAGGTAATATTATCTTAACAAGCAATATTACCATATCGGCGTTGGATATtggtatttttgtttcatttgcAATTTGTATCGCGTATAAAGTGAacgtttatagtatattatagtgtaaaacATAAAGTGTCAATTATTGAAACGGATCTGAAAATTCAAAAGAAATTCGAAACCGAAAAAGGTAAGCCATGCATTTTAGTCGTTGGACATAAATACAGGGAATTCaatgtactaaaaaaatgtgGTAGTATCCGATACCtttgtacctataaaaattgttCTGCAAGTCTGCTTGTTAATAAAGATGTGACAATGGTTATTAGTATGCTTAACGATCATAACCACAATGTTATTGCTGAAAATATCGTCGGTAGGAAAATTATCAATTCCCGTATTAAAAGGAAATGTGAGAATGATTTATTAACAAGGCCGAATAAAATAACTCGAGCTGAATTTCAAAACGcagaaaattatattgaatttgtgCATTCTGATGTGAGGTTATGGAGAAAAAGTATGTACGATTTCCGTCGTAAGAGTATgcctaaaattacaaaaaagtgTTGAagaatcaaaaattcaaatatttgctagactcgaaaatataataagtaatactgGTGAGTTGTTTTGTCATATGGAAACAATTTTAAGTCCGGTAATGTTTACTTGTGCTACTAATcgtaaaatattaagtcaaaGTTCTCACATATTCGCCGATGGGGCGTTTTCACATTCCCCCAAACATTATGAACaactttatactatttatatattgcaaaatggattttatatagtaaattgttttttgacTTCAAAATCATCTCAAACATATATAGATATGTGGCTTACAATTATAGAATAATTGTGTTTGAAATTGACCGGTATAAATTTACAACTATCATTAGCTCAATCAACTTTTCAtttcgattttgaaaaaaatacgcaTAACGCTGTTAAGGAAATTTTCCAGAACTGCAGAATTCTGGCATGTAGGTTTCATTTAAATCAAGTTTGGTTTAGACATATTCAAAAAGATAGTCAGctactaaattaatataaatcaaattaggAATTGGGTGTTTggctaaaaaaattttttgcttTAGGATTTTTACCAGCCAATTTAGT
This genomic interval carries:
- the LOC132938884 gene encoding uncharacterized protein LOC132938884; translation: MIGVVHQHHACQGYKEVHCGLRTQTPWKSLYISHQPDYPNQKPWKEPMFVNRNGDIPYEYSTIPTWQNTVGNILIPLCNYIHSHEENKKEDNKGPKYILNDLLSTCETLNKYQENNMTDNKDYQHIIDHFYEPQEPDPFCYKYSEEK